A region from the Oceanidesulfovibrio marinus genome encodes:
- a CDS encoding asparagine synthase-related protein: MLNDFFFSTSPNRCDEWVQAVRRRTDDPDLRICSGTWGAFVSVHGAGTQYIVRENEDYLFMLLGHPLCTVSKTTFAFGDIEEQAILAALEAHFTEGQAIDWTRYFNGIFAIIAIRKKSNDFLLATDTLSFVQIYYTSRTVAGEHEFLCGTHLDILAEVSDRRVVDKLSVAECILYLKPTFPYTLLEYVRSVPPASTFTQFHGQPTRSEYYWMPWEPERIDFSLEDAGGWVRQVVEDSLDTVCDEYRSIAILLSGGGDSRIFAGMLADKKNVEAVTFSESCSRECMLAQKIASRSNLRHVCCFRNEDYYFNLIDPCTQMCGFDNFYIHAHMLHLADKYDFNRNDVVLSGLWADLLLKGAQVPVKNVLPGCGVQKIDKHGYELLTCDAVKKGYQEEAHARRQRHNQMLKKIRPNSYKDFEEVFPYSMSDTLSCVSVNRRLFNAYDPFADFRIIDISSKVPVEWKINWKLQRAAFQDIFEKFKDIPHSSGSQCSKGSLQNAPRCLVLATKKKAQRYLSRIMHCTRNYDAWPKTAAMYKQAMARNMYSNVVGAGIFRDILEEVSYPKQLFKKATPKHMLFLLQIGRRVQAL, from the coding sequence ATGCTGAATGATTTCTTCTTTTCCACTTCACCGAATCGTTGTGACGAGTGGGTCCAGGCTGTTCGAAGGAGGACCGACGACCCGGATCTGCGCATCTGCTCCGGGACGTGGGGGGCGTTCGTTTCCGTGCACGGGGCGGGCACACAGTACATCGTGCGGGAGAACGAAGACTACCTGTTCATGTTGCTCGGGCATCCGCTGTGCACGGTCTCCAAAACCACCTTTGCCTTCGGCGATATCGAGGAACAGGCCATCCTGGCCGCTCTGGAGGCGCACTTCACCGAAGGCCAGGCCATCGACTGGACCAGGTACTTCAACGGCATCTTCGCGATAATCGCCATCCGTAAGAAGTCGAACGACTTCCTGCTGGCGACGGATACGCTCTCGTTCGTCCAGATATACTACACATCACGCACGGTTGCGGGAGAGCACGAGTTCCTGTGCGGCACCCACCTGGATATCCTCGCCGAGGTTTCGGACCGCCGGGTCGTGGACAAGCTCTCGGTGGCGGAGTGCATCCTCTATCTCAAACCCACGTTCCCCTACACGCTGCTGGAGTACGTGCGGAGCGTACCGCCGGCCTCGACCTTCACGCAATTCCATGGGCAGCCGACCAGGTCGGAGTACTACTGGATGCCCTGGGAGCCGGAGCGCATCGACTTCAGCCTGGAGGACGCCGGCGGCTGGGTGCGGCAGGTGGTGGAAGACTCCCTGGACACGGTATGCGACGAGTACAGGTCCATTGCCATCCTGCTGAGCGGGGGCGGCGACTCCCGGATATTCGCCGGCATGCTCGCGGACAAGAAGAACGTGGAGGCCGTCACCTTTTCGGAGTCGTGCTCGCGCGAGTGCATGCTGGCCCAGAAAATAGCGAGCCGGTCGAATCTCAGACACGTCTGCTGCTTCCGCAACGAGGACTACTACTTCAACCTCATCGATCCGTGCACGCAGATGTGCGGGTTCGACAACTTCTATATCCACGCGCACATGCTGCACCTGGCGGACAAGTACGACTTCAACAGGAACGACGTGGTCCTGAGCGGCCTGTGGGCCGACCTGCTGCTCAAGGGCGCGCAGGTACCGGTCAAGAACGTTCTGCCCGGCTGCGGCGTCCAGAAGATAGACAAGCACGGCTACGAGCTGCTCACCTGCGATGCGGTGAAGAAGGGCTACCAGGAAGAGGCCCATGCCAGACGGCAACGCCACAACCAGATGCTCAAGAAGATCCGGCCCAACAGCTACAAGGACTTCGAGGAGGTGTTCCCGTACTCGATGAGCGACACGCTCTCCTGCGTCTCGGTGAACCGCCGCCTGTTCAACGCCTACGATCCGTTTGCCGATTTCCGCATAATTGACATCTCCAGCAAGGTTCCGGTGGAATGGAAGATCAACTGGAAGCTGCAACGCGCCGCGTTCCAGGATATTTTTGAGAAGTTCAAGGATATTCCGCACTCATCCGGATCGCAATGCTCCAAGGGGTCATTGCAGAATGCGCCTCGTTGTCTGGTTTTGGCCACAAAGAAGAAGGCCCAAAGGTATCTGAGTCGAATTATGCATTGCACCAGGAACTATGATGCATGGCCAAAAACTGCAGCAATGTACAAGCAGGCTATGGCGCGGAACATGTATTCAAATGTTGTAGGGGCGGGTATATTTCGGGATATACTTGAGGAAGTGAGCTACCCGAAGCAACTCTTCAAGAAAGCAACGCCAAAGCATATGCTTTTTCTGCTTCAGATCGGAAGACGCGTGCAGGCATTGTGA
- a CDS encoding rhodanese-like domain-containing protein: MNEKTQQFVETMKKNAANLQAPDYYGEFGETLDKPSHQPDVERTPPRTLKPLLDDTVVIDVQESGSEKVKGAVSVNPKNYDWLIGQKQENHYVVVDDQPGESRAEVVAQHMISRNFPFVTILEGGISAWKDAGFATEAR; the protein is encoded by the coding sequence ATGAACGAGAAGACACAGCAATTTGTCGAGACAATGAAGAAGAATGCGGCCAACCTGCAAGCTCCCGACTATTACGGCGAGTTCGGCGAAACTTTGGACAAGCCCAGCCATCAGCCCGATGTGGAGCGCACGCCGCCGCGCACCCTGAAACCGCTCCTGGACGACACCGTGGTGATTGACGTGCAGGAATCCGGCTCCGAGAAGGTAAAGGGGGCCGTGTCGGTGAACCCGAAGAACTATGACTGGCTGATCGGCCAGAAGCAGGAGAACCACTACGTGGTGGTGGACGACCAGCCCGGCGAAAGCCGCGCCGAGGTGGTGGCCCAGCACATGATCAGCCGCAACTTCCCCTTCGTGACAATTCTTGAAGGCGGAATTTCAGCGTGGAAAGACGCAGGATTTGCCACTGAAGCACGATAA
- a CDS encoding DUF2254 domain-containing protein, giving the protein MITRLTNFAYKLLGSFWLIPTAMAILGALSAHVFISLDILFSDMGYDISIPPLVGKSLEGGQATLSTVASSMVSVVSVTFSVTIVALTMASSQFGPRLLGTILRDRRSQACLGVFLLTYLHCLLVLRSFDALSPDTEPRLSVAMGLTLGVLSFFVLIYFIQHVALSIKADQVIALVFDDLRENIERLYPLEYSLDELHQETRALNHEQVEEEPQPEPSLPKDFSKQAHMVRSRTSGYVQAMDNEWVVGVAEYRDMVVRMLVRPGDFIMAGGRIAEVWPYEKFDQDVAYKLRNSIVLGSDRTLYQDLEYAILQLVEVAVRALSPGINDPHTAIACVDRLGVALADLARRDMGSPWRLNKDGRVRVQFKSFTFEGAVEASFHKIRQAMVTAPTVGIHMLDVLVAIADVAPKQEQRDGLLEQGRMVLSALERVLGEENDIADSQSRFQKLRRVVHGAPVA; this is encoded by the coding sequence ATGATCACGCGATTGACGAACTTCGCCTACAAGCTGTTGGGTAGTTTCTGGCTAATTCCGACCGCCATGGCCATACTTGGCGCCTTGTCCGCCCATGTCTTCATCTCGCTGGACATTCTTTTTTCCGACATGGGGTACGACATCTCGATTCCGCCGCTGGTGGGCAAAAGCCTGGAAGGCGGTCAGGCCACGCTCTCCACCGTGGCCAGCTCCATGGTCAGTGTGGTCAGCGTCACGTTCTCCGTGACCATTGTCGCCCTGACCATGGCCTCGTCGCAGTTTGGTCCGCGGTTGTTGGGCACCATCCTGCGCGACCGCCGAAGCCAGGCGTGTCTCGGGGTGTTCCTGCTCACCTACCTGCACTGCTTGCTGGTACTGCGCAGCTTCGATGCCCTGTCGCCGGACACGGAGCCGCGCTTGTCCGTGGCCATGGGGCTGACCCTGGGCGTGCTCAGCTTTTTCGTGCTCATCTACTTTATCCAGCACGTGGCGTTGTCCATCAAGGCGGATCAGGTCATTGCCCTGGTTTTCGATGACCTGCGCGAGAACATCGAACGCCTCTATCCCCTGGAGTACTCTTTGGACGAGCTGCACCAGGAGACCAGGGCGTTGAACCATGAGCAGGTGGAAGAAGAGCCGCAGCCGGAACCCTCGCTGCCCAAGGACTTTTCCAAGCAGGCACACATGGTGCGCAGCCGCACCAGCGGGTATGTGCAGGCGATGGATAACGAGTGGGTGGTGGGCGTGGCCGAGTACCGGGACATGGTGGTGCGCATGCTGGTACGGCCCGGCGACTTTATTATGGCCGGCGGCCGCATAGCCGAGGTCTGGCCTTACGAGAAATTCGACCAGGACGTTGCCTACAAGCTGCGGAACTCCATCGTGCTCGGGTCGGACCGCACACTGTACCAGGACCTCGAGTACGCCATTCTGCAGCTTGTGGAGGTGGCGGTGCGGGCGCTGTCGCCGGGCATCAACGATCCGCACACGGCCATTGCCTGTGTGGACCGCCTGGGCGTGGCCCTGGCCGATCTGGCCCGGCGGGACATGGGCTCGCCATGGCGGCTGAACAAGGACGGCCGGGTCCGCGTGCAGTTCAAGTCTTTCACCTTCGAGGGGGCCGTGGAGGCGTCCTTCCACAAGATACGCCAGGCCATGGTCACAGCGCCTACGGTGGGCATCCACATGCTCGACGTGCTGGTGGCCATTGCGGACGTAGCCCCGAAGCAGGAGCAGCGGGACGGGCTGTTAGAGCAGGGCCGGATGGTGCTCAGCGCGCTGGAGCGAGTCCTGGGGGAGGAGAACGACATCGCCGATTCGCAGTCCCGCTTCCAGAAGCTGCGCCGCGTTGTGCACGGCGCGCCGGTCGCGTAG
- a CDS encoding class II SORL domain-containing protein → MKMGELFKTDDWKTEKHVPVIECPESVPAGEMFDIKVTLGKEVAHPNTTEHHIQWINVYFMPDGGKAAFQIGAFEFSAHGQDAKGPNEGPVYTHHGVTFSMKTSAPGTVVASAYCNIHGLWENSASISLK, encoded by the coding sequence ATGAAAATGGGCGAACTTTTCAAGACCGATGACTGGAAAACCGAAAAACATGTTCCGGTAATCGAGTGTCCCGAGTCTGTTCCGGCCGGCGAGATGTTCGACATCAAGGTGACCCTGGGCAAAGAGGTTGCCCACCCCAACACCACGGAGCATCACATCCAGTGGATTAACGTGTACTTCATGCCTGATGGCGGCAAGGCTGCCTTCCAGATCGGCGCCTTCGAGTTCTCGGCCCACGGCCAGGACGCCAAGGGCCCCAACGAAGGTCCCGTCTACACCCACCACGGCGTTACCTTCAGCATGAAGACCAGCGCTCCCGGCACCGTCGTCGCCAGCGCCTACTGCAACATCCACGGCTTGTGGGAGAACAGCGCATCCATCAGCCTCAAGTAG
- a CDS encoding phosphatase PAP2 family protein, with the protein MILGYVFFAVLIAALAAGGVYAWPTWLRLYARTPKALRRGSSRLTIPALACCAVAAALLLALLTAAAHRHPGPFQLDAAASAMAAWLQLKPFPAVFAAITHMANGSTLLAVAVVGVLLIAALARQVVLWPFMMTVLGSQITTWLLKYWVARPRPDLSEVAPLLMVVSPSFPSAHAAGSVSVYGFLGLLALWELSSARVRVMAGYWLLVFLALIGASRVYVGVHFATDVLGGWLTGVVWLCLGAAAQVYARRKREGREDGPPEEQIVECE; encoded by the coding sequence ATGATTCTCGGCTACGTGTTTTTCGCTGTCCTGATCGCCGCGCTGGCAGCCGGGGGCGTATACGCCTGGCCTACCTGGCTCCGGCTGTATGCTCGAACTCCCAAGGCGCTCCGACGCGGGAGCAGCCGGCTGACCATCCCGGCGCTTGCCTGCTGCGCCGTGGCCGCGGCCTTGCTTCTGGCGCTGCTCACCGCGGCGGCGCACCGTCATCCCGGTCCCTTTCAGCTGGACGCCGCGGCCTCGGCCATGGCCGCGTGGTTGCAGCTCAAGCCATTTCCGGCGGTGTTCGCCGCCATCACGCACATGGCCAACGGCTCCACCCTTCTGGCTGTAGCCGTGGTGGGCGTGCTGCTGATCGCGGCGCTTGCGCGGCAGGTGGTGCTGTGGCCTTTTATGATGACGGTCCTCGGTTCACAGATCACGACGTGGCTGCTCAAGTACTGGGTGGCCAGGCCGCGGCCGGACCTCTCGGAGGTGGCGCCGTTGCTGATGGTTGTCTCGCCAAGCTTTCCCAGCGCCCACGCCGCAGGCTCGGTCTCGGTGTACGGCTTTCTGGGGCTGCTCGCTCTCTGGGAGCTCTCCTCGGCCAGGGTGCGCGTCATGGCCGGATACTGGCTGCTCGTTTTCCTGGCGCTGATAGGTGCAAGCCGTGTGTATGTGGGCGTACACTTTGCCACGGACGTGCTGGGCGGCTGGCTTACGGGCGTGGTCTGGCTGTGCCTGGGCGCGGCGGCGCAGGTGTATGCACGGCGGAAGCGGGAAGGGCGGGAAGACGGACCGCCCGAGGAACAAATCGTAGAATGTGAGTGA
- a CDS encoding alpha-1,4-glucan--maltose-1-phosphate maltosyltransferase: protein MFDGKKRVVIENPRPRVDDGRFPAKRALYETVEVKADILVDGHDALRAVCLFRRESEQEHTVLEMTHLVNDLWTAEFQILAMERYYFTIRAWVDPYASWLNNLRKKHEARQDVAVELADGALLIEQAAARAPVQEDRENLHRYAAMLRESAQGDAVLLAGGAGVSELMARYPDPNTFSEYGQELVIEPEPAKAAFSTWYEVFPRSTGMGLAHGTFATLEELLPRIAAAGFDVVYLPPVHPIGSTFRKGKDNSPDAGPDDVGSPWAIGSEDGGHKSVHPQLGTMEDFERLVTIAKDKYGIDVAIDIAFQCSPDHPYVQEHPEWFRMRSDGTIQYAENPPKKYQDVYPFNFECDDWIGLWAELKSIFKFWIERGVRIFRVDNPHTKPLPFWEWCLGELRKEHPEIIYLSEAFTRPKIMYRLAKAGFTHSYTYFTWRNSKQELTQYLTELVEHAPRDYFRPNFWPNTPDILPEYLQYGGRPAFIIRLVLAATLSSNYGIYGPAFELCENEAVPGTIDYVHSEKYEIRDWNLEQSGTLWPFLTLVNRIRRENPALQQTWNLRFLPTDNDFVIFFAKESSEKAEPGSEVILVAVNLDPHNPQTATLTLPLEEYGIDESQTYMVHDLLGDDKFVWQGRHNRLDFDPRQLPARIFRLKRKLKRETDFDYFM from the coding sequence ATGTTCGACGGAAAGAAACGAGTGGTTATCGAGAACCCGCGCCCGCGCGTGGACGACGGCCGGTTTCCGGCCAAGCGCGCCCTCTACGAGACCGTGGAGGTCAAGGCCGATATCCTGGTGGACGGCCACGACGCCCTGCGCGCCGTCTGCCTCTTCCGCCGCGAAAGCGAGCAGGAGCACACCGTGCTGGAGATGACGCACCTGGTGAACGACCTCTGGACCGCGGAGTTCCAGATCCTGGCCATGGAGCGCTACTACTTCACCATCCGCGCCTGGGTCGATCCCTACGCCAGCTGGCTGAACAACCTGCGCAAGAAGCACGAGGCCAGGCAGGACGTGGCCGTGGAGCTGGCCGACGGCGCATTGCTCATCGAGCAGGCCGCCGCACGCGCGCCTGTCCAGGAGGACCGCGAGAATCTGCACCGCTACGCCGCCATGCTACGGGAGTCCGCCCAGGGCGACGCCGTGCTGCTGGCCGGCGGGGCCGGGGTCTCGGAGCTCATGGCCCGCTACCCGGACCCCAACACCTTCAGTGAGTACGGCCAGGAGCTGGTCATCGAGCCCGAGCCGGCCAAGGCCGCCTTCTCCACCTGGTACGAGGTCTTCCCCCGCTCCACAGGCATGGGGCTGGCCCACGGCACCTTCGCCACCCTGGAGGAGCTGCTGCCCAGAATCGCCGCCGCTGGGTTCGACGTGGTCTACCTGCCGCCCGTCCACCCCATCGGCAGCACCTTCCGCAAGGGCAAGGACAACAGCCCGGACGCCGGACCGGACGACGTGGGCTCGCCCTGGGCCATCGGCAGCGAGGACGGCGGCCACAAGTCCGTGCATCCGCAGCTCGGGACCATGGAGGACTTCGAGCGCCTCGTGACCATAGCCAAGGACAAGTACGGCATCGACGTCGCCATCGACATTGCCTTCCAGTGCTCGCCGGACCACCCCTACGTGCAGGAGCACCCCGAGTGGTTCCGGATGCGCTCCGACGGCACCATCCAGTACGCGGAAAACCCACCCAAGAAGTACCAGGACGTCTACCCCTTCAACTTCGAGTGCGACGACTGGATAGGACTCTGGGCGGAGCTCAAGTCCATCTTCAAGTTCTGGATCGAACGCGGCGTGCGCATCTTCCGCGTGGACAACCCGCACACCAAGCCGCTGCCCTTCTGGGAGTGGTGCCTGGGCGAGCTGCGCAAGGAGCACCCGGAGATCATCTACCTCTCAGAGGCCTTCACCCGGCCCAAGATCATGTACCGGCTGGCCAAGGCGGGTTTCACCCACTCGTACACCTACTTCACCTGGCGCAACTCCAAGCAGGAGCTCACCCAGTACCTCACCGAGCTGGTGGAGCACGCCCCGCGGGACTATTTCCGGCCCAACTTCTGGCCCAACACACCGGATATCCTGCCGGAGTATTTACAATATGGCGGACGCCCGGCCTTCATCATCCGCCTGGTGCTCGCCGCCACCCTCTCCTCCAACTACGGCATCTACGGCCCGGCCTTCGAGCTGTGCGAAAACGAGGCCGTGCCCGGCACTATCGACTACGTGCACTCGGAAAAGTACGAGATCCGCGACTGGAACCTGGAGCAGTCCGGCACGCTGTGGCCGTTCCTTACCCTGGTGAACCGGATACGCCGCGAGAACCCGGCCCTGCAGCAAACCTGGAACCTGCGGTTCCTGCCCACGGACAACGACTTCGTCATCTTCTTTGCCAAGGAGAGCTCCGAAAAGGCAGAGCCCGGCTCCGAGGTCATCCTGGTGGCCGTGAACCTGGACCCGCACAACCCGCAGACCGCCACCCTCACCCTGCCGTTGGAGGAGTACGGCATCGACGAGAGCCAGACCTACATGGTCCACGACCTTCTGGGGGACGACAAGTTCGTGTGGCAGGGTCGGCACAACCGCCTGGACTTCGACCCGCGCCAGCTGCCGGCGCGCATCTTCCGGCTCAAGAGAAAGCTGAAGCGCGAAACCGACTTCGACTACTTCATGTAG
- the treS gene encoding maltose alpha-D-glucosyltransferase has protein sequence MAPKKRNDTQQPEWAPEWYRDAIIYQLPLKSFSDGDGDGVGDFQGLISRLDHLVRLGVDVVWLLPFYPSPMRDDGYDIADFTAVHPDYGTMADFKRFMKEAHTRDLKVITEIVFNHTSDQHPWFQKSRRAKPGSAWRDYYVWSDTPEKYEDARIIFPDFERSNWAWDPTAGAYYWHRFYSHQPDLNFENPRVHKAMLDVLDFWFGLGVDGVRLDALPYLYEQDGTSCENLPQVFEFLKKVRAHVDKKFPGRVLLTAANQWPEDAAAYFGNGDACHMAFHFPLMPRMFMALEMENRYPIVDILEQTPAIPDGCQWAIFLRNHDELTLEMVTDEERDYMYRIFVEDPRARVNLGIRRRLAPLLDNDRRKIEVMNVILMTMPGSPVLYYGDEIGMGDNYYLGDRDGVRTPMQWSADQNAGFSRANPQRLCLPLIIDPEYHYNSLNVATQENRRSSLLWWMRRLIAMRREHCCFGRGDIEFLSPDNPKILAYVRTLPSENGESDGGHDRILTVVNLSRHAQTAALDLSAFAGSEVLDLFSRNPFPAVGEEPYVLTFGPYTYYVFHLEEEAGRTEIASGALPQISGRSWPAVLADPGVVRALEKRILPAYMKRQRWYGGKARIDRAFTVIDRIQIKKNGQSPTILLVQVEYQEGDPEIYLLPLAFAQRSVDEADYEMPRGSVAWLTLNEGSEGALYEAVFSRRFCRALLEVIAGRKRIATKLGKLHPASTKPLKALWQTEAAELKPRLLGAEQSNTSILYGDELILKLYRRTEKGQHPDLEIARHLTEVAGFEHTPAYAGALELRPNAGGTIVLGLMQRFVPNQGDAWELSQDLVSRYFDQVLTLPEDTRPPKVETRLMALAEDPQLPPPLDEMLSGQTLETVRLLGQRTAELHIALAGSDDPGFAPEKFTRLYQRSLLQSIQNKARQELRFMKKALTNLPENLAEEASAILSLEPAIMARLDGIMDTTLDAWKIRTHGDYHLGQVLFTGKDFMILDFEGEPSKPLSERRLKRSPVRDVAGMVRSYHYAAYNGLLAGGLGPAEQSRLEPWADLWYRFAAAFFLHGYRNAIAGRSLVPASAVQFENLLVPYLLEKALYEMGYELNNRPDWVIIPLRGIKHLAGV, from the coding sequence ATGGCGCCGAAAAAACGAAACGACACACAACAGCCCGAGTGGGCCCCGGAGTGGTACCGCGACGCCATCATCTACCAGCTTCCGCTCAAGAGCTTTTCGGACGGCGACGGCGACGGCGTTGGCGATTTCCAGGGCCTCATCTCCAGGCTCGACCATCTGGTGCGCCTGGGCGTGGACGTGGTCTGGCTGCTGCCCTTCTACCCCTCGCCCATGAGGGACGACGGCTACGACATCGCGGACTTCACGGCCGTGCACCCGGACTACGGCACCATGGCCGACTTCAAGCGCTTCATGAAGGAGGCGCACACGCGCGACCTCAAGGTCATCACCGAGATCGTCTTCAACCACACCTCGGATCAGCACCCCTGGTTCCAGAAATCCCGCCGCGCCAAGCCTGGCAGCGCCTGGCGCGACTACTACGTCTGGAGCGACACGCCGGAGAAGTACGAAGACGCGCGGATCATCTTCCCGGACTTCGAGCGCTCCAACTGGGCATGGGACCCCACGGCCGGGGCCTACTACTGGCACCGCTTCTACTCCCACCAGCCGGACCTGAACTTCGAGAATCCCAGGGTCCACAAGGCCATGCTCGACGTGCTCGATTTCTGGTTCGGCCTCGGCGTGGACGGCGTGCGCCTGGACGCCCTGCCCTACCTGTATGAGCAGGACGGCACCAGCTGCGAGAACCTGCCCCAGGTCTTCGAGTTCCTCAAAAAGGTCCGCGCCCATGTGGACAAAAAGTTCCCGGGCCGGGTGCTGCTCACAGCGGCCAACCAGTGGCCCGAGGACGCCGCCGCCTACTTCGGCAATGGCGACGCCTGCCACATGGCCTTCCACTTTCCGCTCATGCCGCGCATGTTCATGGCCCTGGAGATGGAGAACCGCTACCCCATCGTGGATATCCTGGAGCAGACCCCGGCCATTCCGGACGGCTGCCAGTGGGCCATATTCCTGCGCAACCACGACGAGCTGACCCTGGAAATGGTCACGGACGAAGAGCGCGACTACATGTACCGCATCTTTGTGGAGGACCCGCGGGCGCGCGTGAACCTGGGCATCCGAAGACGCCTGGCCCCGCTTCTGGACAACGACCGCCGCAAGATCGAGGTCATGAACGTCATCCTCATGACCATGCCGGGCTCGCCCGTGCTCTACTACGGCGACGAGATCGGCATGGGCGACAACTACTACCTGGGCGACCGCGACGGCGTGCGCACACCCATGCAGTGGTCGGCGGACCAGAACGCCGGCTTCTCCCGCGCCAACCCGCAACGGCTCTGCCTGCCGCTGATCATCGACCCGGAGTACCACTACAACTCGCTCAACGTGGCCACCCAGGAGAACCGCCGCTCATCGCTTCTGTGGTGGATGCGCCGGCTCATCGCCATGCGGCGGGAGCACTGCTGCTTCGGCCGGGGGGACATCGAGTTCCTGAGCCCGGACAACCCCAAGATCCTGGCCTACGTACGCACATTGCCCAGCGAAAATGGCGAGTCCGACGGCGGGCACGACCGCATCCTTACAGTGGTGAACCTCTCGCGCCACGCCCAGACCGCCGCGCTGGATCTCTCCGCCTTTGCCGGAAGCGAGGTGCTCGACCTCTTCAGCCGCAACCCCTTCCCCGCGGTGGGCGAGGAGCCCTACGTGCTCACCTTCGGGCCGTACACCTACTACGTCTTCCATCTGGAAGAGGAGGCCGGGCGCACGGAGATAGCCTCGGGAGCGCTGCCGCAGATTTCCGGCCGGTCGTGGCCCGCCGTGCTGGCCGATCCCGGCGTGGTCCGCGCGCTGGAGAAGCGCATCCTGCCCGCATACATGAAGCGCCAGCGCTGGTATGGCGGCAAGGCGCGCATCGACCGCGCCTTCACGGTCATCGACCGCATCCAGATCAAGAAGAACGGCCAGTCCCCCACCATCCTGCTGGTGCAGGTAGAGTATCAGGAGGGCGACCCGGAGATTTACCTGCTGCCCCTGGCTTTTGCCCAGCGGTCCGTGGATGAGGCAGACTACGAGATGCCGCGCGGCTCCGTGGCCTGGCTCACCCTGAATGAAGGAAGCGAGGGCGCGTTGTACGAGGCGGTGTTCAGCCGGCGGTTCTGCCGCGCCCTGCTGGAGGTCATTGCCGGCCGCAAGCGCATCGCCACCAAGCTGGGCAAGCTGCACCCCGCCAGCACAAAACCGCTCAAGGCGCTGTGGCAGACCGAAGCGGCAGAGCTCAAGCCGCGGCTGTTGGGCGCGGAGCAGTCCAACACCTCCATACTGTACGGCGATGAGCTCATCCTGAAGCTCTACCGCCGCACCGAGAAGGGCCAGCACCCGGACCTGGAGATAGCCCGCCACCTGACCGAGGTCGCCGGGTTCGAACACACGCCGGCCTACGCCGGGGCCCTGGAGCTCAGGCCCAACGCCGGCGGCACCATTGTCCTGGGCCTCATGCAGCGCTTCGTGCCCAACCAGGGCGACGCCTGGGAGCTCTCGCAGGATCTCGTCTCCCGCTACTTCGACCAGGTGCTCACCCTTCCCGAGGACACCAGGCCGCCCAAAGTGGAGACCAGGCTGATGGCGCTGGCCGAGGACCCGCAGCTGCCGCCACCCCTGGACGAGATGCTCTCGGGCCAGACCCTGGAGACGGTCCGGCTGCTGGGCCAGCGCACGGCCGAGCTGCACATCGCCCTGGCCGGCTCGGACGACCCGGGCTTTGCCCCGGAGAAGTTCACGCGGCTCTACCAGCGCTCCCTGTTGCAATCCATCCAGAACAAGGCGCGCCAGGAGCTGCGCTTCATGAAAAAGGCGCTTACCAATCTACCGGAGAACCTGGCCGAGGAAGCATCTGCTATACTGTCCCTGGAGCCGGCGATCATGGCCCGGCTGGACGGCATCATGGACACCACGCTGGACGCCTGGAAGATACGCACCCACGGCGACTACCACCTGGGCCAGGTGCTCTTTACCGGCAAGGACTTCATGATCCTCGACTTCGAGGGCGAGCCCTCCAAGCCTCTCTCGGAGCGACGGCTCAAGCGCTCCCCGGTGCGCGACGTGGCCGGCATGGTGCGCTCATACCACTACGCCGCCTACAACGGCCTGCTCGCCGGCGGCCTGGGCCCGGCAGAGCAGAGCCGGCTCGAACCATGGGCCGACCTCTGGTACCGCTTCGCCGCCGCCTTCTTCCTGCACGGCTATCGAAACGCCATAGCCGGCCGTTCGCTGGTGCCGGCAAGCGCCGTACAGTTCGAGAATCTGCTCGTACCCTACCTCCTGGAAAAAGCGTTGTACGAGATGGGCTACGAGTTGAACAACCGTCCCGACTGGGTGATCATACCCCTGCGCGGGATCAAGCATTTAGCCGGAGTGTAA